AATTAGTAAGAAACTGTTATTCCTTTTTCTTTATCACATATAGAACTAActtgtgtattatatttttgctctCATAGAGAAATAATGTGGGGATTTAATTGTCTCTAATTGTACGTTATGCAGTCATTTTATGTAACCACACTTGCATATCAATTATGAGATTGTTTCTGCGTGAGAATATTGTTAGTAATTGATACGTTGCCTTCTAATATTGATATTGGCAAAATGCAATAATTTtcctatactaatattaatttaattacactaGAGGTGTAGAATTGTAGTTGGGAACGGTTAAATCGGTCATATGTTGAAATGTGATAGAATTTTATTGACTGCAGTTTTGTTAGTCTCTATTTGATTGTACGGTGTTCGTTCAAGTTATGACTGCTAATAATACACCTTGAGAAAATAATGCGAGTTTTATGTAATGAGCGAAAATAAACACCGTCCGATGACGAAGCGCGCGGTTCAAATGGCCGACATTATGCCACATACGTTGTTTATTTAGAtctcagttttgttttattacagtttcTCTTGATGTGTTTAAGATGTTGTAAGCTATATAttagagtttatttttgaaCGGATCGACTATCGACGCGTGATTACATTTCAGTGTTGTGCTAACAACATTGAGCAGTCGTAACTTACGAATCGTACTTTCATCGATCACTTCAATTTTTAATGTAGATTCACCGGCTTTGTGGAGTCCACGTTGCAACTATAAAGTGTTCAAATATTCAGAGACTTGTCAGCGGCTGCTGGCCGCCGACGTAGTTTCCAAGTTTAATTTGTAgtgctataatatatttacggaTGAAATAAGAGCCTCTCTGTTGCCGTGCGCACATGCTCACACATTTTTCGTCtctctatttaaaatatttcgtttttatccTTTTAAAGCATGGCTTAGCCTCGTACAGTCAACGAATAATCGTCTGCCATTAGGCTTCCTTTGAACGAAGAATGTTGAATGGCAAGACATGAAAAGTGTACATAAAACCATGAGTTTTAACGACATACTTTTAATTAAGATGGTTACATTTGATAACCTCATTTGTGATTGGCTGTAAGAGGCCAAGATGGCAGAAGGGCTATGtgagattaaaattaatattgtcaataaataaatctatacagAGACGTTGTATACATTTGAAATGAATTCTGTAATAATAATGGTTAAAATATTCTTGTAAAATGTAAGAGTTGTAATTTTGCCCAAATGTACACATTCAGTAATTCTATTGcactataatgtaatataaaatcattttgtaacaaatagaCGGTTAGAATGGATTTAAAAGAGGTTATAGATTATTCTAGAATAATTCACAGTGTCGCTTGTTAGGGTGTTATGTTGGTAATGCCATAGTTACTTTCTGATATCTAAAGAAAAGAGAAAATGAGTATTATTTTTAGAGacaaattatatcttaattaaGAGGTTGCGTGTCgattaaatacttcatttatttaGACAATAAGGTTAAATGGATGTCTTAGTGcttttgtgtaaatttttttgaataatatatgtgaaaaaatcacttgttttgttattgttcgCTTAATTATGCCCAAAATCCCATTAGTACATCGGTAGATAATGTTATaagataaacataaatcaatataaagtatttatcaaTGTCACaatctgttatttttaaaatagagcAGTAATAAGATTAAATCTGAAAATAATCGACTTTTATCCAAGCGAATATTAAATACCACACGTGTtatattgtgaaaaataaacttCTTATCTTTATGAGGAAATCGTGACAGAAAAATATCAGCGAAAATAAGATAAAGCCTCGCAGATATTATGACTTATATTTAGGGTTcttctaaaacaatattcaatgaCAAATGCAATTGAgttttgtagatatttttattttggaacgaGCTGAATatgattaagtaataattaagcacatttctttcttttctgtgaaaaaaaaaaactagaatctACGTTCATTGTCACGTTGATTAGGTTAATGATGTGtctcgttttttttaattcagccTTTCATGACTCACTTCTGAATAAAGATATCCTTCCCCTCTTCCAACTTTTAATGATGTATTGCTGTTTGAGATCATTTTGTTGATACAAATTCATCTCGTAAATTATCCTAGAAAAAAAACTTCCTTCAGTTTTTTTCTAAGATGAGTTGatcaaaacaacaacaaaataattaatatgcatggagatttcggcctttaaaatttaatatgacgaaattttaaaggccgaaatatccatgcatattaattatttttacgtttttctttcaactgcgagaactaatcactaactagacgtgaatttaaattctttacttgtcaatacttgtttagttacccagattaaaggtgaaacaaaatgtatgaaaatggaccttaagctatcacCTTAAAATATTGGTGAAATACCATAAGCCTCTTAGGCATTTACTGATTTTTTACAGTTTCAGtttcagaaaatatttacttgttGTGCCATTGCGTTACCCTTTTGCAATAAAGTCGTGAATTGATTGTCATGTTATAATTGAAACAACCGCCTATCATATTGCATAAGTTGTTAGAAACGGTTTGCGAACTCGCGATCAATAAGGTTGGTATTTCTCAATAAATTGCCCGTACAAGCTTTTGTCAAGGTCGAGAATAAGGTACTTCGTAGTATGTCGTGATAAAACAAAGATCTGAATTAAGgtaaacaaaatcattacacaatccggcttgaaggaccattttaattataaaaagacgCTTGAATAGCTAAGTCTGGGCCTGAAGTTCTCAACCAAAAATAGACTTCCTTTCGTAATTTTGAATTCCTAACGTtacaactgtaaaaaaaatccaagaCTGCAGAAATACGAATTAAAACTTCATTCGTGCCAAGATagacaataaaatgtatgttaaaaacTTTTGTGTATCCTGTTTCTGTGTTAATGTACAATATATTGATATTGGCAGCACGCTTAAAGAATCAGGAAATTGCCAACAAAGACCGTAATGGAATGcttccaacaagaattaatgaGGCAATTTGTTAAGCAGTTAAAAATGGCTAATACACAATATATTGGATGCACACTAaacgccttttatctccgaagggggaAAAGACGCACAATTGGTGCATCTTCTTTTCCGCTGTGTATTttccgtccaatgatgtgataggggcgagcatatcgccacATCTGAtagaaattccagactccagactgatactgagtgGAAAATCCCAACGCCGATTGGATTGTGTCCCAGACCTCAACACTACattcgtactgtaatacaactaaactaccgaggcagtcaaaatatCAGGCAAATACCTACTAGGTATATGTCGTCAGCataattatttacctatttttatacAGGTTGATATAAAAGAATTTCAATATGGACAAACTTTATAATCAACGATTCTGGTGGCcgaatttcttttattataatttacggGTTAACAGAAGCcaactttattaattacttcataaaattgtgttttctaCGGTGTATCTATTCTTATTAAAGCTCTCCCCCCAAGCAAAACGACGAGCTAGCCGTTTTCAAGAAGCTATtctaattcaaatttataatacatatagataaaataagttACCATCATGTTTAAAcaacataatacatattgtaacctttactttgtttgtttaaattttttagtttagtgttTCATTAATTAAGTAGATACTTAATGAAACTTTCACAAAAGTTTTTGATTCTGTGCATGTCTTCTTAAATTGTTTTCAACGTTagtagacaatttaataataaatgttttggtagattaaaattttcaaagacaCAAAATTGACTTTTTCAAGTGTTTTTTTGTAAATCTGCATTGTCCCGCCCGTAATTCGTGCGCCATAAATCTTTGGAACAAATGCTCAAGACCATGTGTTTAGGGGAAGGCCGTAATAAGGGACGTTGTTAAATTCtggtaaatacaatattatatacctactatgCTCGTATATTTAGATAGTATTAGGgggtcaaatataataaaaaatctccttacatattttatacgtggatatttttataggtacttatttatctgtcaagttttttttttgcccCACAAGACAGCACGTAACGGAAGTTTATTAACTGCCTAAATAACTTAATACGACTGAGAGTTCTTAGAATACTTATGGTTCATACTGTTGTATCCCTGGGGGATATGCAGGTAGTCGAAACAAATAAGCCAAATGTTTTGCAACGCCACccctccgaggcaattcttgtacgCTGTCTTCATagcgaatgcacgcccatacaCAAGAAGACATAAATCGCGGCCCGAAGCAAAAGGTGCAGTGTATACCTCTTGGCTGTAAATACACGTTGAGACCTAAAAGGACCCGCGAACATTTCCCCACCACCCATCCTAGGAAGTTCCCACCTTCCCCCTACTCTCAACCGCGCCTCGGCAGTCACAAAACCGAGGCATTCCAGTATCCCGTTCTCAGGTTttccccggtgttgactgcagtGACTCCTAACATAAAAAACCGACCGCGTGAGAGCCAAAGTTTATGATGAAGTTGTCAATATGAATCACAAATAagcacttaattttttttcctttgacGCAATTTACCTACCTAATATCCGAAATCCTATAATTTAAAGCAATGaagtttaacaaattaaattttataatttacaatagtaCCTaactttattctattttaatgtcTCATGACTACATACATCCCTTACGTTTCCAATCTAAACTAACACTTCTTTGTAACACGGTTGCTGGTGATGCGtgaatcttatttataatttaatattaaatccgAAGTACAATTAACCAGAAGACAGTTGGTTCTAAGTACCTATGACAAAACGTTACCGTCCTTTAGAATTCTTGTTTTACCAgtgtgttaataataaaatacccaCACCTATGCACATTCGAAGGGGTAATTAGAGCTGTGTCGTGTACGCTTTGGTAaacttttttcaattatatgaGGGCACTGGCCAAGCTTATTGCAATTGGACACAAAAGATCCCAAACAATTCATGTGTCTTTGAAGCAGAGTAACGTTTTCTGGTTTGTAAACATTGAAAGTACCGAATGAGCATAATAATTACTTAGCATTGTTAGCGTAAGAACTCTTAATACCTATGTGTAagtctattaatttattaactctACATAATTCTGCTAAATTATAACCGATGGACTTACAACCTCCTCAACATTCGGCACTTAATACCTAAGTTTTTGCACTTCTCTTTGACCTAAGTTAAAAAGAAGAAATGTCAGATAACGATCAAGATCATtaacttcaaaataatttagaattgtGTGTTTACAAGAGTTTAAGACGGCATTTAAAAGTATAGATGTTACACTTGGGTAACTAAGAGATGGATTGATCAATAAAACGTTGCAATAGGTACTGCCAAGAAATAgcattgaaaaattctttaaaatggGTCTAACAAGCAACACTGGGTTGTTGGCGAGTGTGTCTCATAAACCCATTCTTACAAAGCAAAAGGTTAGTACGAAACATTTATCAATGttatgtagttgtaaatatacaaaataagtaAGCCACTTGCTTGGATAAAATCACACTTCGTGATGAATCTTTATCACATATTAAAGGCTATTATTTGCATGGTAATAGACATTGACTTTAAGTAGAGATCtttgttatgttttgttatatattgAACACTCAGCTCTTTAGGTGCAAGTGTCACAATCTGTCAAATCAAATCCACTTTCTTCTATTTTAGCACATGctgtataatatataggtacacaTAGCCATAACCGAAGATTAACACAGGTTGTGTTAACGACCTGCTTACAACACAGACATATTACAGCAATTTCAAATTCCAAATCGCTCTACAACCTTTTTAGGTATTCTTAGTACTTTGCCTTAAATTTTATGGTACCCCCATTTTCGAAGTAGAAAATCTAATGCGCCTAATCATATGTTAATCAAAGTAATCTCTTTCTCAGTATAATGTCTTAACTTTTCAGAGCAACGTAGAGCTACGATGCGACGTGACGCCGGCCCCGTTCATGCTGCGACCGTACGCTGGGTTGTACAACCCGTTCCCTCATGGGTGTTCGGTGCTATGCAACCACCCGGCCGATTCCGAGGCAAAGGAATATGTAAAGCGGGTTAAGGATAACTGGGTAACAtatacactttttttttctaattttcaagTGGAGATGATGGTTTAAATGTGTGATgtttttatacgagcacagGAAGTTAACTCTAATACACCTAATCAattgaaacaattatgccggcctgttcaaaACTGGATATTTGACTACGTTTAAGTATGTATATAGCATGTTGCTAATGGAATGCAATTCATGTAGACCGCTATGgtagtaaaattttgtaaacgGTTGTCGCTATCGGGGCTAACCTGCTACCAGCGTTTATTAAATCTATACAATGTTTAAACTTTTAAAGCAAACCGGTAGGTCTGCACGAAGAGCAAAGGAATTACAGAGAATACACTAATTATAGAGAATTACAGTTTCATGGAAGAACTTAACATTTCAGCCACTATATTGCGTGCGTCGGTGGATTGACCGTTAAGTAAATTCAAGACCCACTTTTTTTCCTTAAACGATGCACTCAATGTATTAAAAGACACGTGGGATGAACTACTGATGGCTACAAACACCATTAGCCGAAAGGGGTGCGGTTTTGTTACATCATGCATTTAGTGCATGACAAAGATagcggcttgggtatgaaatactctctagctgtctgtacctgcggcggcgtcgtgtgacgggtcggccacttccctacaatatagttgaggaggccgatggctggcacatgcgtcatactcgtgaacgggtattgcttgtgtggactgttctgcccatttcgcttacaatttctaattgctagaggtgctaggaggaaataattataaggataatagagaaatttcatgattcctgagagggttgtgcagtcatatgaaaatttaaattaatttattccttatttcacgagcctataaatgaactgctctaaactttttgtctcttctcactttatcatgtactatagtctttaccctaaactgattgaaaagagcaacaccagagtttcttgcccgtttttccctggtgaaaactgctttccgaactggtggaagagttaatattgacggaatctaaataatgtataacattttacagattcatgtaaatcatttcatttcatttatcaaTCAAATCTATCAAGTTATTATGCTAgaacttttgttttaaaattttagactGTATTACCTGTGTTATGAACAAAAAACTGGCCGATCTAGCTAACCTATTCGTCTCTACATATATGATATGTGCTGCCGAAATTATTTGATACGAAACACGGTTAATTGTTTCTGTCACGAATTTCGAACGTAATGGGTtcaatttagaaataattacaCGTTTGATGGTAATACTGAAGACacaaacagtttttttattataaaaacgcaTCAATTTTGCtacttgtttttaatttttatgttccGAAGTTATTGcgaattgaaatattaatttatatagactttagaatttgtttaataatatattcgtcaatcacaaaaaaattgCCTAAATTGTGTCGAAACTTTATAGTTTGGCATAGATATAGATTCATCAGACACAACAGcataggtagatattgtgatAAATAGAGATTCTATTCTATTTAGCCCATATTGGACTATGCAGCTACTGTTTTTcgtgtaatgttttttatagcTGAAATAAATAAGCAACCAAGTAGCTCATCTAGTAATGAATAAACGCTAACACCTGGTATGCCAGGAAAATATAGCaaattttaaaggaaaaatTGTAGACCTTCTAAAAGGAAACAAACTGCTTGATGTCAGTTTTCTGGGAGATAAGTATTTCTAGGTACCGTCTTGGAGTCTATCGAAACAAACCACTAATCAGTCATATCGCCACCGCAGCCATGAACCTCATAACGGGGGATATGGTCGCGATCGCTATAGTATGGCGACTGGGTCAAACTTAAATGGGTTTTCAAGATATGGGACATCGTAGTTACGCCAACccaaattacaacaaaaattcTATACCGAAAATTGGGTCACATCTCTTGACTGtaccaatataaatatgtttctttTGATTTAATCCGTTATAATGTTGAATTTAAAGGTCCTGGAAATATCTGCAGTAAATGAGACGTTATATTTCAGATGCTAGAAGGTAAAGCGCATTACTTCCATGAAGACTTGTCAAAGTTTCAAGAACTAAATGGCCCGGATAAAGAGAAGATCAGGACGCCACATGACATTGTCACGGAAGACATGTTTAGGAGGTAAGTATAAATACCTCGTAGAATACTTTGGCATATCATGTTTAGTAATGTAGAGTATCAAGTGTGCATCGCTAAATTCAGTTTAAAATGAGGTggagttatttaaattttgatacgCTTGAGAAGTAAGCATGGATTTTAGTTCGAAATCGGTAATTAAAATATGGCAAAAATATCTATCAATCTTGGCtcacttaattatttttgacttaAAAAAACCCACTCCTACTTTTATCAGATATACTGAGACTGACTCAAGACCATTGACTCCAGCACCAACACTCGCGAGCGGCAAATCCAGAGGTTCTAGAAGATGTCTCACACCAGACCAGCCTCATCAGAGAACCACCATTGTTTTGGACTTAAGAAGAAGTCATAGCCAGGTGATCGGCatgaaattataacaaaattaatttgaataacttCGACACCAATTATCTTCTGCGACAACCCTGCTCATAACAATATAGGTTTAATTATATtccatgatataaataaataatttaaattaaatacaaaaagataTTTCCTTATATAGAGAAGTGGTTGAAATGCCGTAAGTTGAATCCTACAAGCAATTGCTTTCTATTATCTTCACTATTAgtatgaaagaaaaaagaataaaaatataaaatgctgaGGAATTAATCAGTTTAAACAATCAACAGGAAACTTTATACTACCACGGATACTCAACATCAGAAATGACAGCCGGCGCCAACACGAGTCCGATCAACGATCGCTCGACGCTACCCTCCTTGAACCTCTCTGAGGGAGCCCACAATCGACTCCTGAAGGGACAGTGCGAACAACTCCCTCCCTTAGCTTCGCCGTTAGTGCTGTCGAAAAGAGTTGTGCCTATGAAAGAACTTTCTAGTGTTAGAACTGCAAGAAAGGTGAGTAACCATTGCTTCCACTCATAATTCcacaataaaaaactttttaggGATTAAAAGTCCTTTTATTACGAGAAAAGTACATTGTTTCCTCATAAAGGTAGCCTTTAAATTAATCGCAATTAACACAAAATCTATTGTACCAAATAGTATCTGAAAGTGTATAAGTAACTGTGTTTATTTgattaacaaatatccaaagaTCACCatccattttaaaaaaacattcaaatttaaaatgagGATACAGATTTTAATATGTTGCTGTGGTTTGTTTATCGACCATTAccttttaattgcaaattacgGGAACAGTTTATAAATAACACAGTACCTACTTCATGTGGGTCATGCTTAGGGAAAACGAGGAATGAGGTAAATTTGTACGTAAAATGTTCTGAGttattaagatatttgtttattttggctCTCTCTATTTGTGGTTTTTAGATACATTGCAttgtatgattataattaaataaaacattgtactaattcatttataattttgtatacaatatcGAATATAGGTGGCTAATGATATCTATTTCATTATATAGGGTATATAAAACAGTATCTAcgtaattttatgttttcataaaaagCCGCGGCCTTGATCAAAGTTGTAGTATTATTCCATCTTGAAAACTTACTAGAGCGTTAAAACctcattaattttacttatcaCATGCAAAATCGATAGCTTTGCTGACGTTACTGGGATATCACTCTAGCATCGACGGATTACTCTACGATtcggtttttaattaaacatgccAGTATTTTTCCAACATCCAACCATGTTGCCGTTCATAGTATCGCATAGTAAATTATTAgcgaataaaaaagatattttcaatgataaaaaaacaaatagtttgaTCAGGTTTAAACCGAAAGGCGCTAAGAGAAGACCTTTGAAGTTGCCTCCAGTCGTAACTGCTTCGCCGTGTGACTGTGATTTAATGCATTTAACAAAAATCGTCATCAATTATGCGCCTAAAAGTAGGAAAAGAGGCGgttctaatattgttttttcgaTGACTGCTTGGGGTGCCGCTGGGCGAAGGAAGCGGATGAAACTGCCTAGCGGTAGAGTCATCGGGAAATATGTTAAACATGAGAGACCGATGTTTTATAACTGTGATGAGTTTTTTAAGAAACTAGaggtaatattttgttaaaacgcGTAGGTAACTTTCCGACCTTAGTAATAattcctaaaaaaaatcataacggtgtgtattttttacatgAATTAGACATTTGATCGTAATAATATAATCTCCAGAATCAACTGAAAGCGCTCAATTTGGGAAAGTCTCCTAAGAAGAACAAAGGAGAGACTCCTGCGTCGCATCGTTCGAAAGGTGACAAGGATTTGAACGACGGCAGCGAAACCGGTCGCGCTGCTACGGATGATGGTAATGCACCAAGATACTATGCCTCTGTTCTCTCTTCTCTTCGTCAGCCTATATATTCGGCCAAAGCTGAGTGCAGGCCTTTTGCAATGCACGCCAGGTTGGTCTGTCCAGTGCAGAATACCTATACCTACgtatgtgatattttaaaatatcaggtGGCGTCGCTAGGTACCCAAAGACAGATGAAAATAACAAATAGGCCACGGTCCATTGTATGTAACACCCCTAGCCAAGGCCCGGACCCGAGCTGGGGCTATAGCAAGAACAGGACCCCGATTAAACTTTTCGGTAGATAAGATGTTTTGTTACTCCTCATGGTGGTAGCCTAAAAAAAGTTCACTGGTCACGATCTGGCTGGCTCACGGACTTTGGCGCTCTACATAGTCTAGCCGTACGGTAGCTTGCCACCTCCCTACTTCTTATTCACAGGTCGTTCTACTCAATCATACAATCCACTACAAAGAAGTTTGCAGACTAAAATATCATTTCAGTAGATGTCaagtttttacaatttaaaatgtatatatgcCTATATAAAGTGTTTACTATGAACTATTTCATAGTGGCCACCAGAACCTAGAAGAAATAGAGACAAAAAGAGTCAAGAATACGTagctgtaaacaaatatttaggaGTTGCCAATTTTCCAAgtgctattttttatatgtattttataaaactattcattgagattttttttgctATCTTTGTTTAGGTGGTGGTGAAATCCGCAGACGTGGTAAGCGACGACGCAAGGGTCGTCAGGGTGGTAGCGACAGACTCACTTCAGCAGGACTAGCTGCGCAGACTCAGCAAGATCCCGAGACACAGGTaggatagttatttttaatgttaactcaataaaatgtaggtaccaGTTGCTGAAACAGAGACCTTAAATTTATTATGCCATAGTCCATCTCAGAATGTACATCATTATTAAGTTTTAGTAAATACTTAGCCATGTCTGTCTCCGGACAATTATGTACTATTGCAGAAACAGAACAGAACCtgaattctttgtaatttaaatttctggATGGCAGTTACCACATATCTACCAGTACCTAACCGAAGTGATTGTTTCTCAACCACAATTATCATGTcagtttttatcatattttatagttgTAGTCACTTTCATTTTCGTAATATCAATCGCCTTCAAATAGATTGCAGGAATCGGAACAGACTCCCAAAACCCAAGTTCCCGAGGGTCGATAGCGCCAGCGGCTGACGATGAAGTGATAGTCCTGCCGGTGGTCAAATCCGGCGTATCAAAAAAGGCTGATTCGTTCCTTGATGATGAGATCCTCAAGTATTTACACAGAGAGGTGGATGAGGAGGCTATTGAGACTGAGTTTGATGTGAAGGTAAGATTGCCACAATTATGGAAAATGATTAGATTTTCGTTATTCCATATTTACTAGAAATAAACGTCCAATTTACTACGAAACCCCACACTcaagccttttatccccgaaatatgatattttaccCCCATTGAGTCTCCCATGGACCCCTGGATATCCACCTGGATCACATCAGAAATCAATAATCTATACCTTTACAGCGTCGCTACGTACTCGAGGAAGCTTTACGCACTCGCCCAGAGCGACCATACGGGCAAGAGATGCAGGCACTAATCCGAGAGCTGAAGGTGCCAGCAGTAAGCCTGGGTGACTGGCTGCACATACCGCGGGTGTTCTCCAGGCGAAACGCGCAGTTCTCGCTGCCTATAGACTCTAATGCGTTGGAAAGTGAGTTATTTTTATCTCTTTTATTGATTCAAATTGGCTATTGAAGATGAAGATGGATATTCTTGGGTGGTATTTTATATACAGTCTTTTACCTTTTTTGGTTCGACAGATGTGTATAACGCCTATTTCGCAAGCTTTGTTAAGTGCTATATCACAGGAAGCCTATGACCATTTTCCAGGGACATTGTCAGACGGCAGAATGATATTGACCATAAATACTCTAACCCGGGGTTAAACCTGTAATCTCAGTTCGGCAATCATACCTACCGTATACACTATGACTACAACAACGCAACGAAAACAGATAAAATAGTGAGGTAGACGATGCCAGCTTTAAGTGCAGAGGCGGTTTAGACGGCCAAGATGCCATATCCTAGGGAGAAAGCCATAAGCTCATATCTTAATACGCAAATGCAAAAATAGATGCTATtggttttctaataaaatagaaGGTTGCCGTTTGCTCTAGTCGTTCAAGTCCTGTAATGTCCGACCGTGGATAGAGACTAcatacaaatatgaataatattttgattatagcCTTGACTCCAA
This portion of the Manduca sexta isolate Smith_Timp_Sample1 chromosome 14, JHU_Msex_v1.0, whole genome shotgun sequence genome encodes:
- the LOC115439856 gene encoding uncharacterized protein LOC115439856 → MGLTSNTGLLASVSHKPILTKQKSNVELRCDVTPAPFMLRPYAGLYNPFPHGCSVLCNHPADSEAKEYVKRVKDNWMLEGKAHYFHEDLSKFQELNGPDKEKIRTPHDIVTEDMFRRYTETDSRPLTPAPTLASGKSRGSRRCLTPDQPHQRTTIVLDLRRSHSQETLYYHGYSTSEMTAGANTSPINDRSTLPSLNLSEGAHNRLLKGQCEQLPPLASPLVLSKRVVPMKELSSVRTARKNQLKALNLGKSPKKNKGETPASHRSKGDKDLNDGSETGRAATDDGGGEIRRRGKRRRKGRQGGSDRLTSAGLAAQTQQDPETQIAGIGTDSQNPSSRGSIAPAADDEVIVLPVVKSGVSKKADSFLDDEILKYLHREVDEEAIETEFDVKRRYVLEEALRTRPERPYGQEMQALIRELKVPAVSLGDWLHIPRVFSRRNAQFSLPIDSNALETLTPMNYAARFVTIKKSKQLLYLTVLRKFRPEGYRMPIKDIEEGLILMMGGILSAEQASHFQHIMMWTSYEEEENIPDEIKLTLLDSGRKTSITEGGDTGESITDTIKFRTWCGLCAICERMFGRYPPRDRDPPDGIELSDFTMLETKLAVLKVHSGLREVLDTIRER